In one window of Vanrija pseudolonga chromosome 5, complete sequence DNA:
- the ric8a gene encoding Synembryn: protein MQVPLATDYTAIADRGRAPALAPVRRELSRIINAPPTLMHPEDRAGFLVAILADLAPDGLWMHWPDDVHTAALTAVKVLGRNPVGSETLITPDHLATLLHHSGISPRVTTAPRVPPFSPPASEAMRALANTLVLHPPARRRFAEIGGGPAIARALGTAEHTPANLFLLGRIGFLITASGKCVREMVDSDGLVPKLVHHLSALRVMPANYDALSELLKFTANVLRFYPQKVEGDDEPPWDAKLDPLLAPILSIVHQIPFNDLLPPLTHALHALISIPLTPELLPTWYATPGTGRQASQSRDKKKGSKTGSPPSGGFSDGQLSPTPSGSFLSFRGPTTHATPTAQTVPRRLLAILNGFVDAHLPGTAPPDPEFIIDEVLPPVLVLAAHTATGCIEMRTFYRSSLFPRSLDRSPEAGPLEARPGLLGTLLRLMNTTHSIHSRDTAGEFLWAVCSGDAGELCDEIGYGNAAGLLYRKGLSGPPPARVVELPDEQPRPVPPRSPAPTAHSPSPSTSHSHHSGASIRSHERRHTAASGHSQHTIASSNSHERHPITGLEAPTGDSNSPFDGMTDEEKEREAEKMFVLFERLNRNPIIKAGAPTPDGGTKSLKEAMQDKVASGEADLWEAAEAERVRTEALAQEEADEEEAAKEMEAYFKRKHPAR, encoded by the exons ATGCAGGTGCCGCTAGCTACAGACTACACGGCCATCGCGGACCGCGGGCGCGCCCCGGCACTCGCGCCGGTCCGCCGCGAGCTGAGCCGCATCATcaacgcgccgccgacgctcaTGCACCCCGAGGACCGGGCCGggttcctcgtcgccatcctcgccgacttGGCGCCGGACGGGCTGTGGATGCACTGGCCTGacgatg TCCACACGGCCGCCCTCACCGCCGTCAAGGTCCTCGGTCGCAACCCCGTCGGGTCAGAAACCCTCATCACGCCAGATCACCTCGCGACGCTCCTGCACCACTCGGGCATCTCGCCGCGCGTGACGACTGCCCCGCGCGTGCCGCCTTTCTCGCCGCCCGCAAGCGAGGCCATGCGCGCGCTGGCAAACACGCTCGTGCTGCAcccgcctgcgcggcggcggttcgCAGAgatcggcggcgggcccGCGATCGCCCGTGCGCTCGGCACCGCGGAGCACACGCCCGCCAACCTCTTTCTGCTGGGCCGCATCGGATTCCTCATCACCGCCAGCGGCAAGTGTGTGCGCGAAATGGTCGACAGTGACGGCCTGGTCCCAAAGCTCGTGCAT CACCTCTCGGCCTTGCGTGTGATGCCAGCAAACTACGACGCCCTGTCCGAGCTCCTAAAGTTTACCGCAAATGTCCTCCGCTTCTACCCCCAaaaggtcgagggcgacgacgagcccccATGGGATGCCAAGCTCGATCC cctcctcgcccctATACTCAGCATTGTCCACCAAATACCCTTCAACGACCTGCTCCCACCGCTCACCCACGCCCTCCACGCGCTTATCTCGATCCCGCTGACCCCCGAGCTCCTTCCTACGTGGTACGCAACGCCCGGAACCGGCCGACAGGCATCACAATCTCgcgacaagaagaagggcagCAAGACGGGCAGTCCGCCATCGGGTGGTTTCTCCGACGGCCAACTgtcgcccacgccgtcggGCTCGTTCCTCAGCTTTAGGGGGCCGACAACGCATGCAACGCCCACCGCTCAGACGGTCCCACGGCGTCTTCTCGCTATTCTCAATGGGTTCGTCGACGCCCATCTGCCCGGCACGGCCCCACCCGACCCAGAGTTCATCATCGACGAAGTGCTGCCCccggtgctggtgctcgcggcgcacacgGCGACGGGATGTATCGAGATGCGGACGTTCTACCGCAGCTCGCTCTTCCCGCGTTCACTTGACAGGTCACCAGAGGCCGGGCCTCTGGAGGCTCGACCGGGATTGCTTGGCACGCTTCTGCGTCTCATGAACACGACGCACAGTATCCACTCGCGAGATACCGCCGGCGAGTTCCTGTGGGCTGTGTGCAGCGGTGACG CTGGCGAGTTGTGTGATGAGATTGGCTACGGCAACGCCGCAGGACTGTTGTATCGCAAAGGGCTGTCTGGCCCTCCGCCAGCCCGCGTGGTCGAGTTGCCAGATGAGCAGCCGCGGCCTGTACCTCCCCGTTCGCCCGCTCCGACAGcccactcgccgtcgccgtcaacaAGCCACTCGCACCACAGCGGTGCGTCGATCCGCTCGCACGAGCGACGTCACACTGCGGCGTCGGGACACTCGCAGCACACGATCGCGTCGAGCAACTCGCACGAGCGGCACCCTATCACCGGCCTCGAAGCGCCAACCGGGGACAGCAACTCGCCATTCGACGGCAtgacggacgaggagaaggagcgtgAAGCGGAGAAGATGTTTGTGCTGTTTGAGAGGCTAAACCGCAACCCGATCATCAAggcgggcgcgccgacgcccgacggcggcacAAAGTCGCTCAAGGAGGCCATGCAGGACAAGGTGGCctcgggcgaggcggacCTATgggaggcggccgaggcagagCGCGTACGGACTGAAGCGCTCGCCCAGGAGGAAGCAGACGAAGAGGAGGCTGCCAAGGAGATGGAGGCGTACTTTAAGCGCAAGCACCCGGCGCGATAG